Proteins encoded in a region of the Deltaproteobacteria bacterium genome:
- a CDS encoding MFS transporter, translating into MPEPSGTDDEILAVFREPRFRRYLASRFFAGTAMMLLRTAVSWHVYDLTQSPFQLGMIGLTQFLPVLPLSLFAGAVADVVDRRRLLLIAQLVPLLCSLSLCLATLSGSIRLPGLYAAIALAAIASVFESPARASILPQLVPRALFPRAVTVSSTAVWLAFATGPMLMGFTAAKGGIASVYALHALLIAGSLASLLALPPLGAATSARVSWAAIREGLLFVWHSPVVLGCMTLDMFAVILGGATALLPIYARDILAVGELGYGVLSASLELGALAMSAALIFLPGFRRTGRALLVAVAVYGLATIVFGLSRYFPLSVLAYMVAGMADAVSVVLRGTAIQLSTPDALRGRVSSVNFIFIGASNQLGAAESGFLAAATSATFAVVSGGVGCLLVVALVAWRMPALRSHRTGDA; encoded by the coding sequence ATGCCTGAGCCCTCGGGAACCGACGACGAAATCCTCGCGGTGTTTCGCGAGCCGAGATTCCGCCGGTACCTGGCCAGCCGTTTCTTCGCGGGCACCGCGATGATGCTGCTGCGAACGGCCGTCTCGTGGCACGTCTACGACCTCACGCAGTCGCCGTTCCAGCTGGGAATGATCGGGCTGACCCAGTTCCTGCCGGTGCTGCCGCTCTCCTTGTTCGCGGGCGCGGTCGCCGACGTGGTGGACCGGCGCCGGCTGCTGCTGATCGCCCAGTTGGTTCCGCTGCTCTGCTCGCTTTCGCTCTGTCTCGCGACTCTCTCGGGCAGCATCCGCCTTCCGGGGCTCTACGCGGCGATCGCGCTGGCGGCGATCGCGTCGGTCTTCGAGTCGCCGGCGCGTGCATCGATCCTGCCGCAACTCGTGCCGCGAGCGCTGTTTCCGCGCGCGGTGACGGTGAGCTCCACCGCGGTCTGGCTCGCGTTCGCGACCGGGCCGATGCTGATGGGATTCACGGCGGCGAAGGGCGGGATCGCGTCGGTCTACGCGCTGCACGCGCTGCTGATCGCGGGGTCGCTCGCGTCGCTTCTGGCGCTCCCGCCGCTCGGAGCCGCGACGAGCGCGCGCGTCAGCTGGGCTGCGATCCGCGAGGGTCTGCTCTTCGTCTGGCACAGTCCGGTCGTGCTCGGCTGCATGACGCTCGACATGTTCGCGGTGATCCTCGGCGGAGCGACGGCGCTGCTGCCGATCTACGCGCGCGACATCCTCGCGGTCGGCGAGCTCGGTTACGGGGTGCTCTCGGCGTCGCTGGAGCTCGGGGCGCTGGCGATGTCGGCCGCGCTGATCTTCCTGCCGGGATTCCGGCGCACCGGACGGGCGCTGCTCGTGGCGGTGGCGGTCTACGGACTCGCGACCATCGTGTTCGGGCTCTCGCGGTACTTCCCGCTCTCGGTCCTCGCGTACATGGTCGCGGGAATGGCCGATGCGGTGAGCGTCGTGCTGCGGGGCACCGCGATCCAGCTCTCCACGCCCGACGCGCTTCGCGGCCGGGTGAGCTCGGTGAACTTCATCTTCATCGGAGCCTCGAATCAGCTCGGCGCGGCCGAGTCGGGCTTTCTCGCCGCTGCGACCAGCGCGACCTTCGCGGTGGTGTCCGGCGGAGTCGGCTGTCTCTTGGTCGTCGCGCTCGTCGCCTGGCGCATGCCGGCCCTGCGCAGCCATCGAACCGGCGACGCCTAG
- a CDS encoding lactate utilization protein, which translates to MLPDGERRSAHDAAVFNLREKRDQAGRAEPDFERLREHARALKAHALDHLDLLLERFEENASRAGAVVHWAEDAPALNRIVHQLLESRGARRVVKSKSMLTEECGLNPYLESRGVEVVDTDLGERIVQLASEPPSHIIMPAIHRSREDIGALFHRELDVPPGETDPVRLTEAARRHLRSCFLGADAAITGANFAVAESGTLVVVTNEGNADLGMSLPGLHVACLGLEKLIPGLADLAVLLRLLARSATGQPISVYTSLVNGPRPGAELHIVLVDNGRTRLLADERHRRALGCIRCGACLNTCPVYRRAGGHAYGFAIPGPIGLVLAPALGGTEEQRGLPLASTLCGSCTAVCPVKIDLHEQLISWRASDVPRGLRERLLSRFAAACLSSPALYALAGLALRAAWPVLSRRWPGNPAGPWLASRELPTHPGASFRARWRDRVRGAGP; encoded by the coding sequence GTGCTACCCGACGGGGAGCGGCGATCGGCGCACGACGCCGCGGTGTTCAATCTGCGCGAGAAGCGCGACCAGGCGGGCCGCGCCGAGCCCGACTTCGAACGCCTGCGCGAGCACGCGCGCGCGCTGAAGGCCCATGCGCTCGACCACCTCGATCTCCTGCTCGAGCGCTTCGAGGAGAACGCGAGTCGGGCCGGCGCCGTCGTGCACTGGGCCGAGGACGCGCCGGCGCTGAACCGGATCGTGCACCAGCTGCTCGAGTCCCGCGGCGCGCGAAGGGTCGTGAAGAGCAAGTCGATGCTGACCGAGGAGTGCGGGCTCAACCCCTACCTCGAGAGTCGCGGGGTCGAGGTCGTCGATACCGATCTCGGCGAGCGGATCGTCCAGCTCGCAAGCGAGCCGCCATCCCACATCATCATGCCGGCGATCCACCGCAGCCGCGAGGACATCGGCGCGCTCTTCCATCGCGAGCTCGACGTGCCCCCGGGCGAGACCGATCCCGTGCGACTCACGGAGGCCGCGCGCCGGCACCTGCGCAGCTGCTTCCTCGGCGCGGATGCCGCGATCACCGGGGCGAACTTCGCGGTCGCCGAGAGCGGAACGCTGGTCGTGGTCACCAACGAGGGGAATGCCGACCTCGGCATGAGTCTGCCGGGACTGCACGTCGCGTGTCTGGGGCTCGAGAAGCTGATTCCCGGCCTCGCCGACCTCGCGGTGCTGCTGCGGCTTCTCGCGCGAAGCGCGACGGGTCAACCCATTTCGGTGTATACGAGCCTGGTCAACGGTCCGCGTCCTGGCGCCGAGCTTCACATCGTACTCGTCGACAACGGCCGCACCCGCTTGCTCGCGGACGAGCGGCACCGACGGGCGCTCGGCTGCATTCGCTGCGGCGCTTGCTTGAACACCTGTCCGGTGTACCGGCGCGCCGGCGGTCATGCCTACGGATTCGCGATTCCGGGTCCGATCGGGCTGGTGCTCGCGCCCGCGCTCGGTGGAACCGAAGAGCAACGCGGCCTTCCGCTCGCGTCGACGCTGTGCGGCAGCTGCACGGCGGTGTGTCCGGTGAAGATCGATTTGCACGAGCAGCTGATCTCCTGGCGCGCGAGCGACGTGCCGCGCGGACTTCGCGAGCGGCTGCTCTCGCGATTCGCGGCGGCATGCCTCTCGAGCCCGGCGCTCTACGCGCTTGCCGGGCTCGCGCTGCGCGCGGCCTGGCCGGTCCTGTCGCGACGCTGGCCGGGAAATCCCGCCGGGCCGTGGCTGGCCTCGCGCGAGCTCCCGACGCACCCCGGTGCGAGCTTCCGCGCGCGCTGGCGAGATCGCGTGCGCGGGGCCGGCCCGTGA
- a CDS encoding (Fe-S)-binding protein gives MPELAAQRPSVALFIPCYVDQLAPEVGLATATVLERLGCEVGFDAGQTCCGQPFVTSGARREAVRLARAHVERFAGADAVVCPSASCVATVRRRYADLIGEARAWRLASRTFELGEFIVSRLGTSDVGACFPHRVALLESCHGLRELELGRASERLDPEPSRIGVTETLLRGVSGLELRPVSRRDECCGFGGAFSFGFPELSARIGRDKLRALSESGAEYVTGTDVSCLLHLEGLRAREGFGPRAIHLAEILASGAGR, from the coding sequence ATGCCTGAGCTCGCGGCGCAGCGGCCGAGCGTCGCGCTCTTCATCCCGTGCTACGTCGATCAGCTCGCTCCCGAGGTCGGACTCGCCACCGCGACGGTGCTCGAGCGACTCGGCTGCGAGGTCGGCTTCGACGCGGGCCAGACCTGCTGCGGGCAGCCCTTCGTGACCAGCGGCGCGCGACGCGAGGCGGTGCGGCTCGCGCGCGCGCACGTGGAGCGCTTCGCGGGCGCGGACGCGGTGGTCTGTCCGTCGGCAAGCTGCGTTGCGACCGTCCGGCGCCGCTATGCGGACCTGATCGGTGAGGCTCGGGCGTGGCGGCTGGCCTCGCGCACGTTCGAGCTCGGCGAGTTCATCGTCTCGCGGCTCGGCACGAGCGACGTGGGCGCATGCTTTCCTCACCGCGTCGCGCTGCTCGAGAGCTGTCACGGACTTCGCGAGCTCGAGCTCGGCCGAGCCAGCGAGCGTCTCGACCCCGAGCCGTCACGGATCGGGGTCACGGAAACGCTGCTCCGCGGCGTCTCGGGGCTCGAGCTGCGGCCGGTGTCGCGGCGCGACGAGTGCTGCGGCTTCGGCGGCGCATTCTCGTTCGGGTTCCCCGAGCTCTCCGCGCGAATCGGCCGCGACAAGCTCCGCGCACTCTCGGAGAGCGGCGCCGAGTACGTGACGGGCACGGACGTGAGCTGCCTGCTGCACCTCGAGGGCCTGCGCGCGCGGGAGGGCTTCGGCCCGCGCGCGATCCACCTCGCGGAGATCCTCGCCAGCGGAGCCGGGCGTTGA
- a CDS encoding Hsp33 family molecular chaperone HslO, which yields MDAARITAGACELVRTVSADGGLSVRAIVATGLVAEAARRHETAPTASAALGRALMGGVLLAAGAKQDETLQLQFRGDGPLGQMTVIADHLGRVRGYVSDPSAHPPSRSGKLDVGAAVGKGILAVVRYHPSWREPYTGIVPIVSGEVAEDLTHYLAESEQTASALAVGVHVASDRSIEAAGGYLVQALPDADEEVLARLERTVRALPSPTELVRAGLSADGIVDRLLEGIGARGRQRSRPEFHCACDAERIRRAVTLLGREETRAIAEMRERLEVRCEFCATGYVLEPDEVGALLPDA from the coding sequence ATGGATGCAGCGAGGATCACGGCGGGAGCGTGCGAGCTGGTGCGGACGGTCTCCGCCGATGGCGGGCTGTCCGTGCGCGCGATCGTGGCGACGGGGCTGGTCGCGGAGGCCGCGCGCCGTCACGAGACGGCGCCGACCGCGAGCGCGGCGCTCGGCCGCGCTCTGATGGGCGGCGTACTCCTCGCCGCGGGCGCGAAGCAGGACGAGACGCTCCAGCTGCAGTTCCGCGGCGACGGGCCGCTCGGGCAGATGACCGTGATCGCCGACCACCTCGGCCGGGTGCGCGGCTACGTGTCCGATCCTTCCGCTCACCCCCCTTCGCGCTCGGGCAAGCTCGACGTCGGAGCGGCGGTCGGGAAGGGAATCCTCGCGGTCGTGCGATACCACCCGAGCTGGCGCGAGCCCTACACCGGAATCGTTCCGATCGTCTCGGGCGAGGTGGCCGAGGATCTCACCCACTACCTGGCCGAGAGCGAGCAGACGGCCTCCGCGCTCGCGGTCGGGGTCCACGTCGCGAGCGATCGCTCGATCGAAGCCGCGGGCGGATATCTGGTCCAGGCGCTTCCGGACGCCGACGAAGAGGTGCTCGCGCGGCTCGAGCGCACCGTCCGCGCGCTGCCTTCGCCGACGGAGCTGGTGCGCGCAGGGCTCAGCGCCGACGGAATCGTCGACCGGCTTCTCGAGGGCATCGGTGCGCGAGGACGCCAGCGCTCGCGACCGGAATTCCACTGCGCCTGCGACGCCGAGCGGATCCGGCGCGCGGTGACCTTGCTCGGCCGCGAGGAGACGCGGGCGATCGCCGAGATGCGCGAGCGCCTCGAGGTGCGCTGCGAGTTCTGCGCCACAGGGTACGTGCTCGAGCCGGACGAGGTCGGGGCGCTGCTTCCCGATGCCTGA
- a CDS encoding LLM class F420-dependent oxidoreductase, whose product MKLGLLVGYSGRGMGLPMELIKEAEKLGFDSVWTAEAYGSDAITPLAWIGAQTSRIRLGTAIMQIPARTPAMAAMTAMSLDALSGGRFILGIGPSGPQVVEGWHGVKYGKPLTRTREYVQIIRQILRREQPVEFHGEEYDLPYSGPGATGLGKPLKSILHGRADLPIYTAAISPAGVKVAAEVADGFFPVWMSPDKWSVFAPHVEAGFKKAGGGKSMADFEVSPFVTCVLGDDVAQCRNAVKPMLALYIGGMGARNKNFYNDYAKRLGYEEAAEKIQDLYLEGKKMEAMAAVPDALVDEVALLGPRERIRDRLQAWKASPVGTLCIGSGQPEALRMLAELVL is encoded by the coding sequence ATGAAACTCGGATTGCTCGTCGGATACTCGGGACGCGGAATGGGCTTGCCCATGGAGCTGATCAAGGAAGCCGAGAAGCTCGGCTTCGATTCGGTCTGGACCGCGGAAGCGTATGGATCGGACGCGATCACGCCGCTGGCGTGGATCGGAGCCCAGACCAGCCGCATCCGGCTCGGCACTGCGATCATGCAGATCCCTGCGCGCACGCCCGCGATGGCCGCGATGACGGCGATGAGCCTCGACGCGCTTTCGGGGGGGCGATTCATCCTCGGGATCGGTCCTTCCGGCCCGCAGGTCGTCGAGGGCTGGCACGGGGTCAAGTACGGCAAGCCACTCACGCGAACGCGCGAGTACGTGCAGATCATCCGCCAGATCCTGCGACGCGAGCAGCCGGTCGAGTTTCACGGCGAGGAGTACGACCTGCCGTACTCGGGTCCGGGAGCGACCGGACTCGGCAAGCCGCTGAAGAGCATCCTGCACGGACGCGCCGATCTTCCGATCTACACCGCGGCGATCAGCCCGGCCGGCGTGAAGGTCGCGGCCGAGGTCGCCGACGGCTTCTTCCCGGTCTGGATGTCCCCGGACAAGTGGAGCGTCTTCGCGCCCCACGTCGAAGCGGGGTTCAAGAAGGCGGGCGGCGGCAAGAGCATGGCCGACTTCGAGGTCTCGCCCTTCGTGACCTGCGTGCTCGGCGACGACGTCGCGCAGTGCAGGAATGCCGTGAAGCCGATGCTCGCGCTGTACATCGGCGGGATGGGAGCCCGGAACAAGAACTTCTACAACGACTACGCCAAGCGTCTCGGCTACGAAGAGGCGGCCGAGAAGATCCAGGACCTCTATCTCGAGGGAAAGAAGATGGAGGCCATGGCGGCGGTGCCCGACGCGCTGGTGGACGAGGTCGCGCTGCTCGGCCCGCGCGAGCGAATCCGCGATCGGCTCCAGGCGTGGAAGGCCTCGCCGGTCGGAACGCTCTGCATCGGCAGCGGTCAGCCGGAGGCGCTGCGAATGCTCGCCGAGCTGGTTCTGTAG
- the sppA gene encoding signal peptide peptidase SppA: MRFRIVASLGALAVLSGCILYAPVDLGALGSPGKLQETVVLGRAGAKLALIEVSGVIAEADSRSRIGISERPGLIVETRNALDRAAADEDVVGGLLRINSPGGSVSASDTLHHEIESWKSEHKHPVVAYLNGIATSGGYYVAMASDRVIAHPSSVTGSIGVVMPGLSIEGLMEKYGVVDQTLTSGKFKDAGTLLRDMSSEERVQLSSVINDLFARFVDIVVKGRPELSREEITTLADGRVYSARQALESGLVDELGYLEDAVEELETRAGISESRVVTYHRANQTRENIYSRGPNISVQVTDVNLLPIRRSELAPGFYYLWPGALEP; the protein is encoded by the coding sequence ATGCGCTTTCGAATCGTGGCGTCGCTGGGCGCCCTGGCCGTGCTCTCGGGCTGCATCCTCTATGCGCCGGTCGATCTGGGCGCTCTCGGCAGCCCGGGCAAGCTGCAGGAAACGGTCGTTCTGGGCCGCGCGGGAGCGAAGCTCGCGCTGATCGAGGTCTCGGGCGTGATCGCCGAGGCCGACAGCCGTTCGCGGATCGGAATCTCCGAGCGACCCGGCCTGATCGTCGAGACGCGCAACGCCCTGGATCGAGCCGCCGCCGACGAAGACGTCGTCGGAGGCCTGCTGCGCATCAACTCGCCCGGCGGCTCGGTGTCGGCGAGCGACACGCTGCACCACGAGATCGAGAGCTGGAAGTCCGAGCACAAACACCCGGTGGTCGCCTATCTGAACGGAATCGCGACCTCGGGCGGCTACTACGTCGCGATGGCGAGTGATCGCGTGATCGCGCACCCGTCCAGCGTCACCGGCTCGATCGGCGTGGTGATGCCGGGTCTCTCCATCGAAGGGCTGATGGAGAAGTACGGCGTCGTCGATCAGACGCTCACGAGCGGAAAGTTCAAGGACGCCGGCACACTCTTGCGCGACATGAGCTCAGAAGAGCGCGTTCAGCTCTCCAGCGTGATCAACGACCTGTTCGCCCGCTTCGTGGACATCGTGGTCAAGGGGCGGCCCGAGCTGTCTCGCGAGGAAATCACCACGCTCGCCGACGGGCGCGTCTACTCCGCGCGGCAGGCGCTCGAGTCCGGACTCGTCGACGAGCTCGGCTACCTGGAGGACGCCGTCGAGGAGCTGGAGACGCGCGCCGGAATCAGCGAGTCGCGCGTCGTCACCTACCACAGGGCCAATCAGACGCGCGAGAACATCTACAGCCGAGGTCCGAACATCTCCGTACAGGTGACCGACGTGAATCTTCTGCCGATCCGCAGGAGCGAGCTCGCGCCGGGCTTCTACTATCTGTGGCCGGGCGCCCTGGAGCCTTGA